A genomic region of Papaver somniferum cultivar HN1 chromosome 7, ASM357369v1, whole genome shotgun sequence contains the following coding sequences:
- the LOC113292683 gene encoding protein BOBBER 2-like, protein MAVISDFQEDEKSIDHQEEIVQNSKPSSSTSSEKEELASSDDKPEKEDSKPKKEDIVQKKEPSSSTSSSSDDKPKKEESSKRVPNKGNGLDMETYSWGQSLPEVTISIPVPAGTKSKSVSCEIKKNHIKVGLKGQPSIIDADFCQSVKVDDCFWSIEDNKVISIILTKQNKKDWWKYLVQGDPEIDTQKAEPETTQLSDLDPETRSVVEKMMFDQRQKQMGLPTSEETKQQEMLKMFQSQNPNIDFSGMNNNPNMDFSGMKNLDFSKMKHNPNMELPGMKTSQRGRKN, encoded by the coding sequence ATGGCAGTTATCTCTGATTTTCAAGAAGACGAAAAGAGCATTGATCATCAAGAAGAGATCGTGCAGAATAGCAAACCCTCATCTTCAACTTCTTCTGAGAAAGAAGAATTAGCTTCTTCTGATGATAAGCCAGAGAAAGAAGATTCTAAACCTAAGAAAGAAGACATCGTGCAGAAGAAGGAACCCTCGTCTTCAACTTCTTCGTCTTCTGATGATAAACCTAAGAAAGAAGAATCCAGCAAGAGAGTTCCAAATAAGGGCAATGGTTTAGATATGGAAACCTATTCATGGGGCCAATCTCTACCAGAGGTCACTATTAGTATTCCTGTCCCCGCAGGAACTAAATCAAAATCTGTTAGCTGTGAAATCAAAAAGAACCATATCAAGGTTGGATTGAAAGGACAGCCTTCTATTATAGATGCTGATTTCTGCCAATCTGTCAAGGTCGATGATTGTTTCTGGAGCATAGAGGATAACAAAGTTATATCTATTATTTTGACTAAGCAGAATAAAAAAGACTGGTGGAAATATCTTGTGCAAGGTGATCCTGAAATTGATACTCAAAAAGCTGAACCTGAAACAACCCAGCTGTCTGACTTGGATCCTGAAACTCGGTCAGTTGTCGAGAAGATGATGTTTGATCAGCGTCAGAAGCAGATGGGTCTACCAACAAGCGAGGAAACGAAGCAGCAAGAGATGTTGAAGATGTTTCAGTCTCAAAATCCAAATATTGATTTCTCCGGAATGAATAATAATCCAAATATGGATTTCTCCGGAATGAAAAATTTGGATTTCTCCAAGATGAAACATAATCCAAATATGGAACTCCCCGGAATGAAAACTTCTCAGAGAGGCCGCAAGAACTAA